GGCAGAGCAATTAAAGATGGAAGTGCAACAGAATAAGCAGCCCAAAACAAGAGGTTTGTTCACGAAAATGTATCtttaacatcaaaatcaaacttacaaACCAACTAAAGATACTGCAATTCTaacatcatatcatcacatcACATTTTCAACAGCGGTCAAGCGCAAACTACTCACGGATGTAGAAAGAGCCTTGCGACGAGTTCAAAAATTTGTGGCATCAACTAATCAAATACAAGATGAGAACGCACATGAGCCGCAGGTAAAGAAGCGGAAAAAATCAGTTAAACGTATAGCTATATCAAAGGTGAATGCTGACGGAGGTATATTAACTCACACATACTATACACTAACAACAACAGAACATTTAGTATTATCACCATAAAtacaaatcattcataaatacTGTTTTGCTGGGAGTTATAGCAGTAACAAATTGCAACTTGACAACAGTATCAAGTCATAAACTGGATGAACAAATAGATTGCATACACTGCAATGCTCTGAGGTTTCAATATGAGCCCCCAACATTCTGTTGTGGAGGTGGCTATATCAGCTTAGCACCGAATGAAGTGGCCGATGACTTTTATGAATTATTTATGTCTGACTCAGAAGATGCCAAGTTATTCAGGAAAAATATACGCGCGTATAATAGCATCTTTGCATTTACATCATTTGGAGTTAAGCTCGATAAGGAATTGGCATCTTCCAGGAAAGGAGTTTACAGTTTCAAGGCACAAGGACAGATATATCATGATCTACCATCATTAATCCAAAACAATGACAGACCACGGTACTTTCAACTATACTTCTATGATACCGATCATGAATTAGCCAATAGAATGTCGGTACTTGAATATGCAAACTTATCAGAGGAAGTCATGATCAAAATAAGAAACATAATGGAGCGGAATCCGTATGCAAAATTCTTCTCACAGCTTAAAGAACTTACAAGCTTTCAAAATATGGAAATACTCATAACTGCAAATGCATCATTAGACCAAAGGGTGTATAACAAACCAGATACAACTTTTAGTAACTTTTTGCTTCGAGTTGGAAATGGGGAAGAAACCACAATAAAGGATAATTTAATAGCACTTCCAGAACAAATAACTGTACAACAAGCACAACATGGTAATCCAGAAGAAACCTTGATCAGGGAAATTTTTCCAGACCTACAACAAAATTACAGATCTGCTGACTATATAACGGAAAGGGCAATCTTAGCAAGTAGAAATAAATTTGTAGATAATCTAAATGAAATGTTGATTGGGAAATTCCCTGGAGAAACAAAAACATATATCAGTTTTGACGCAGCGGAAGACGATACCAACAACTACTATCAAGAAGAATACCTCAACACCTTAACACCAAATGGACTACCACCCCATAGGTACATTATCAAATCCGTCTAAACTTTATTAAATGTCTTATTATGTTACTTCATAGCGCAAAAGATAAAGCAACAAATATATTCTTATAAATACATAACAATTAATGAATCTTTACAATTTACATATTAGGTTAGTGCTGAAAGAAAATGCACCAATCATACTGCTGAGAAATCTAGACCCCTCAAATGGATTATGCAATGGGACTCGCTTAATTTGTAGAGGATTTGACAAGAATATCATACATGCCGATATAACAACATGTCAATATGCAACAAAACAAGTGTTTATTCCAAGGATACAACAATCACCACCGGAGAATGAAGGCCCATTCAAATTTATTCGGAAACAATTTCCAATACGTCTATGTTTTGCAATGACAATAAATAAAGCACAAGGTCAAACAATACCAAATGTTGGATTGTACCTACCACAACATGTCTTCTCACATGGTCAACTGTACGTAGCACTATCGAGAGGAATATCTATGGCAACAACAAGAGTATTGGTCATGGCTGAACAACCAGAACGGTACAAAGGGACATACACAAGAAATATTGTGTACAAGGAAGTTTTAGGCAAGATTTGACAAATGCTAATAAACAGAAGCAATCGGAGATGGGAAAACTAACACATACAATGAAACAAATGATTATTCAGATGTATTCAAAAGTTTACTGGAAGGGACGACTAtatgtgttgacacccaattttggacctccacaatatatattaatttccGAGCTTCTTAAATCctaaacaatttgaaataattaattttttttatataaagttcaaatatttttcaagttacttttaattaattttatcattttaagtaatatatatgttttatataattttgtatataattagtatattttatagaCATTTCGAAAattcatctcaaaaagatttaaattttagttaaatattctactaatttagtttagttaaaatgatagttataattttgagttaattagtttgtaattaaattaattattttatagtcgagctaattattttatttcgttgaaTTTGAGAAGCCCgttaattgattaattttaattcattagCTAAATTTAGCTAAGTTTTGAATTTGGCAATGACAAAATTAGACAATTGCAATCCTAGCCTCCCAATTCTTCAAGACCCAAAATTGGGCCATAATTTTCAGCCTAACTTGATTCCAAACAGCCCGCTACTTAATTCCCAACCCAACACCACAGAAATCCATTCCCAGGGGCCCACTACCAATACATACTAACAATACACAATACATTCAACAACTCCAAACAACGTACAGCAGCAGCAATTCAATATTGTTCCGGCAGTATCGTTCAAGCGCCCTTTCCAGCCCAGAACCGTCCTTGGGATTGCGAGATGATGCCAAGTCGAGTCCCAAGGACGGAAGATCGATCCCAAGTCGTCCATTCTCCTTTCCTCTTCCGGGATGGAGCAAAATCTTCAGAAAAAGATGTTTCTCCGTAATGGGAAAAGAATTCGAATTTGAATTCGAGATAGGccttaaatcttttttttatctgtttccctccaagaaattggaaccCTAATCCTTGTCTATATATACTCTCTTCTCCATTCATTGTAGGGTGAGAGATTTTGGAGGATTTTTTTGggagttttttttcttaaaaaaaaaaactgtgttAGAGATAATTGCTAGAGAAAACGTTTGGAGCTCTTGAAAGGGTCTGGGTTCGAAGGCAATTTGGACAATTCGGTTTACTGTTCGAGTTTGAAGTTCTCGGAATTCTCCTTTGGTGTGAGGTTGCTCTACTCGTTGCTGTCCCATTTGCTGCCCCGAAACAGGTGAAGCTCCTTTCTAATTTTTGAATCGTTTGATTGATACTATGTTTTGATGAACTGAAACGGCTTgttgattcttcttcttctttctcgaTTGACTATGTTCCTTTGATTTTTGCTGATAGTTTGATGAGAGCCTGTTTAGTTCTGAATGTTTAGTTCCGTCCATGAAGTAGTTTGAGTGTTAGATTTTGATCTTTCAAAATTGGTCATTCGAGAATATGATCTAAGCATGTATATGTGGGTTGTGGGTATAATGAAACTGTTTTCTAGCCTAAAAAAAACGTTCCCGTTCTTGTCTTTCTTTTGTCTTCATAGCTGCATTTCATCTAGCTTTCCAACTGTTCTGCTCGTCTTAGTCTCTCTCTAGTCATCGTGAGTCCGTAATAATCCTTAGTATTCGATGCCATGTCCTTCGTTCCTTCGCCTAAAAGTTGAGCGAGTGAGTTAGGTGTCAACATTTCGAGGTGTATGTTGTATTTGCTGCTGTTTTGAGTTTTTGCGGTGTACTCTTTATCTCTTGGTCTGATCCCTTTTGTGAAGTTACGTTCATATCCCAATCTGTTTAGATTGGTGTTCAGTATAAATTATAGATAGTTTCAATTTGGTCCATGGTAAAAAATGGCTTTGCTGAATAACATATTACCGgtccttttctttatttttatttttttagtttacttaGTTTGTTCTAGTtccttcttattcttttttttgttgtgggtttcttttcaaaattatggtctgctcatattttcaatatattgtCAAAGTTTTGATTTCCTTTGAAGCTTGGGATTTGTCAAAGTTTGATTTCTTTTAAGTGTGTGCAGCTGTAGCATATATTCTTGCTTGTAATGCTTTGCTAATTTGGGTAAGAAGGTCATCGAAGTGACGTGATCCTTATTATTAGAAAATGACGTCTTGATCATTGTTTTCCTTATAAACTTTGTGAGCCGTATCTTTGTCATTAATTATCACGATTATTTAAGTGTCTGTTGTGCTAtgcttattttcttttaaaattttagctaTCTATATGTCTCTGCATGTTTCCTTCAAACGAGATTACTTGTCAAATTGCATTTTCTTGggtcaaatgcatattttagtGGGCTGGCTTTTTCATATTGCCCTTCTGTTAGTTGGACtatatgttaaattatttcCTTGTTTCATGTTTGCATGAAATCTGCCCTagactttaatatattaatttggtgtgattttcttctatgtttttGGTTTACTTACTTGATCGAGTTGGTATTAAAATTCTTTGAATATGTTCTTTTCTCAAgtcattgaaaaaattgaattcactaatatgtttccttttttttttctttgtcgAATATGAACCCCGCTCGAGTCCATGGGGACTCCACTTCCTATCCTTGCATTTCGGGGGTCATGCTTCCCTTAATCGAGTCTAAAATAGACGACGAACAGGTCACACGCAGCATAGGGGATGGGAATTAAATTTACAGATTTTGGAAAGCTGAAAAAAATCAGATAGATATTGCCTTTATACACTGATATACGGTCCAACTCAGCGAATACAAGGCTAAAAATGGAAATACAGGTTGCGGGAGTTGAAGAGGGCTGTATACACTTGGTATACAGACCAATATACACGAAAATGGACCAAAATACAGCCCATATACAGTGGTATACGCTAAACGTATACACAGAATTTCAAGGGTAAAAAGGGAGGCGAAAATGGGCCAAAGTCCATGGTTGTTTGGGAGCAAACTTTAGTTTTAGATTTCTTGCtcttattatttgttattatatcAACTAACATCTTTATTtcttatggtttaatttaattaaaatcctCAAGATGgccatttcatatatatatatatatgtaaattaaagtatttttgttttatacttagctttaattttgtttgtCTTGTCACTTAAGTTATTTCCCCTTTTGAAAATTCCCCTTTAGTTCATTCccccttaaaataaataaagctataaaaataataatagtaaaaaataaatgagttctttatttagttaaagttttcaaaaattagttaaagtaaataagttcttttacttagttaaagttttctttcaaaaaaattagttaaaataaaatgagttcttttacttagttaaaattttaaaattagtcaaaaatcacttttagtcaaatcgccggtcaaccgcaagttagtgggcattccgagggcctaacaccttctcggaatgtacatttgaactcgaaccctttttcaattgattttatctgtttaaatcttttgaaaaccttatagttttttgtttttttttcttgatttttactaaaaaattaagtggcgactctgtccttttggaaacccgatttctcttaaaccataagtttaatcggtTTTTCGAAAACACAGTCATTTTTCTTTAACatatctttttaaataaaacaatatgaACAACACCATAGAACGAACTAATATGGCATTACAGTTCTATATATTCTATTATGTAATTATACACTTACATTATAATACACTATTTAAAGGGGATATGTTAAACAtgacagaacaaaaaataacagACAAAACTGTTAATTCCTGcagaattaattcaaaataagtgTCGTAGCAACAAATATAGGATACTACCATTGCATGCACATGCCTTACAACACGAAGCTAACTTGCGTCACACCTCGCTAAGTATATGGCgtaattaataataacataaaaagtCATATTacaaaaaactcaaatatacaTTGACAATAAACTTCGCCATGTATAGGGAGATGAAAACTTCACATACATGTCAAAGACACTTGCACATAAACTTACCATACCCCTTTCCACAGTAACAAAATAATTCACAGAGAAACATGACTTCAAACTATCACATGCGACACCCAATTCATTTACATTGTTCAATCAACCTCAAGACGAACAAAcccacgtgcaacgcacgtgcggTGAATCTAGTTACATATAAAAGTGCGAAGGCAACATGAACAATAACCCCTTGTATTGATCGCCCTCCCGCAAATGCCATTATTAAAGCAAGGCAGCTGGTGCTTTGTGGAAAATATCGAAACACCAACTCTACAACTACCTACATATTGATACACTAGTTTGTTGCATTAcgaatttgttgtttgtttcaTCCATGGCTTCCTCTGCTTCTGGATCGGCTATTATGGCAGCGGGAATCACAATGACTGACACCGGTGGCCACAAAATCTGTCATTTCCGGCAACCTTTTTTGTCTAATGCACTCCACCCCATAAACTACTCCAACTTGCAATGCAGATCAAACAACAAAAATCCATTTTCCTCGGGTAATACCTCATACCTTTTACTATATGATTTACGTAACAAGTGATCGTGTTTCGAATTTTGGGGAAATTTTAGATGTATTGTATAAAGTTTTGTTTTCGCTCAATCATTTGTTAATAATGTGTATGTTGAAGAAAGAGCATGCTCGGGTTGAGGAGGAAAACTGTTTATGACGCTGAATCAGTGTTACAAGCCCTAGGGCAATATTTTTGCTtccaaaaaaattgtagttAATAACACAGCCTTTGTGCTAGTTTTTACATGTGAAACTACTTTACTTTttccagaaaaagaaaaaagtagagAACTCTATTTTATTCATTGATACTGATGCTTTGGTGCAGTTGTAAAAGCACAAGCTGTCACAGTTGAACAAGCAGCTGCTCAAGTTGCTCCTAAAACTGAGGCTCCTGTTGTTATTGTTACTGGAGCTTCCAGAGGTATTGGTAAAGCTATTTCATTGACTCTTGGGAAAGCTGGATGTAAGGTACAACATATGTCTATGTTAAACAAACTTACATAATTGTAACTGGTACAAACAAGCAGAGAGCAGTCCCCGAAATGATGAAAACATTAAAATCGACGAAATTCATTTAGTTGGTCTACGGTTTCCTAAGCATTACATTGTTCTGGAAAgcttcttaaaattatttttagaaatggTTCATATGGGAAAAGCACTGGAATAGATAGGACATACAAGTTTTTTTGGAGAGATGGTAACTACTAAATTATTTGACCTGAAGCCCTCTGCTGCATTGCTAGGACTATCTTCCTTTGTTCTGTGCTAAAATGCTAATAGTGCATAGTATGCATGGCTAAACAAACTCAAGAAATACGCATCTACACAAATCTTACTGTAACATGACGTATGAAGTTTCTGATCGAGAAACTTGATAACAAGTGCAGTTCTTTTACTTTTGGGTTCAACAGAATAGTTCATACAGGTCTTATAAATTAGTGAAAAGTTTTGTAACGGTGTTTGATACAGGTCTTATTCACATAGACATAGAGTTCATTGTTTCATGTTGCTTTCTCTGCTCCAGATTCTCCTATGCTCGACTACCACTAATCGTTTTGTTTAATGTTTGCTTCTGAAAAGGTTTGTCATGAATTCCTTGTTGCAGGTTCTTGTTAATTATGCAAGATCATCCAAGGAGGCTGAAGAAGTTTGCAAAGAGGTGAAGTGCTGCCTCCTGAGTGACTATCTTTCATGATGTGAATGTACTAAATATCACATATGGTGCAATATAGTTAGGACAACTGGTGGTTGTCCCCATCTATTGAAAGTTAGGGGGTGGGGTGGTTAACCTTTGTCTTTGCTggattttgtagttgatctTAACTTTGAAGTTTCTTTCTTAATGGCCTAACGGGATATACATATGGTTGTTAATTACTATTCTTTCAACAGATTGAGGCATGTGGTGGCCAGGCTCTTAGTTTTGGCGGAGATGTTTCCAAAGAAGCAGATGTGGAAGCTATGATAAAAACTGTGAGCATATTTGGATGTTGCCTATTGTTTGGAAAATCCATGTTCTAATTATGGTTTTGTGAAATTTCTGCAGGCAGTTGATGCTTGGGGAACTGTAgatgttttaataaataatgcagGTTAATAGAAAAGACACTCCTCTTAGTTAGTACATCAGTTCTTTACCCACTGAAACTTCTCCGATGATTTGATTTCAGGTATTACAAGAGATGGTTTATTAATGAGAATGACTACTAAACAGTGGCAGGAGGTTATTGATCTAAATCTAACTGGTGTATATCTCTGTACACAGGTGCCTTTTAGATTATTGATATCATTCACTTTGGTAAGTTTCAAAAATTTAGATTGTGAATCTAAACATCTTGCTATTTGCAGGCGGCAGCCAAGAttatgatgaagaagaaaaaggtacTTCTATTCATGTGATTTGTAACCCTTTTTAAGTTTCCACTATGGTTCTTGTTTTGCTAAAGGTTTTCTTTTCCccactaaaaaaaatcattctagTTCCATTCATTCATAAGGGAAAGGGGTAAGTGTACTTCCTCATCTTAAGCAGGGAAGTTGTTTCAgctttataattaattttctcaTTGCAGAAGTGTCGGCAAATATAGATTCAGGACGACATTTTATGTGTCATTTGTAAAACCATTTATTTACCTCAAAATTTGATCTCCAATACTAATACCATTTGTCTGATTGTGAACAGGGTAAGATAATCAATATAGCATCAGTAGTTGgccttgttggcaattttgggCAAGCTAACTATAGTGCAGCAAAGGCTGGTGTTATTGGTCTGACTAAAACTGTTGCCAAGGAATATGCAAGTAGAAATATTAATGTAAGTTGTTGAGACATGCTAAACTTCAGGTTACATTAGTTAATCTCTGTTTCAATCTAATATGTCCTCTGCATTAACAGGTGAATGCTGTTGCCCCTGGGTTCATTGCATCCGATATGACTGCTAAGCTAGGGGATGACATCGAGAAAAAGATTTTGGGCCAAATCCCATTAGGTCAGATTTCTCTCCACATACTTAGCTACTATCTCTGAATACATTGTTGTTGCCATCATTGTCACAAATCCTGCTTCAGTTGGCAAAGCAAAAACGAGATGGCAAATGAGGAGTTGGTAAACTCCAAGTCATCCTCTCTAGTATCCAATTAAAGATCTTGGGATTTTGTAAATGATGTTGGACTTGAGAACCTCTGCAGGGTGAGAGCTGCATAAAGCAGCACCTTGAGATGACGTCAAGCTATGTCCGGGCACTTGCATTACCTTGAGGTCTTGGATGTgctcataataaaaaaatttaggtcTTCCATGTGAGAGAGAGTATACTTGCCTCACATGTGTTGATCATTGATGAGGAAAAAGAAATGCAGTCGTATAAGGTTTAATAACGTTGGTTAGCTTTGCTTAGTAGTGTGGCTTTCTGTACTAGAGCTCATTCTCGCTCTCATCTATTTTACATAGATGATAGGTCTCGAGCGTGAAACTCCCCAGGCATGATTTTTTCCTGCCTCTTCATAGTTCTGCTGCTTGCTTATGCTTGTTCCTTTAGGTAGGAGACCTATCCCAGAATTTATGGGAGGAACCGTGAAATCAATCTTCTAAATTGAAATCAGTATTTCAAATTATACACGAAGTAGTTACATGAAAGATAGTTGTCTTGAAGGACCTACAATCTCTTGGAATCCATGCAGACCTAGCGAAAATTAGGGCACAAATAAAAGATTTATGTAGGCAATGTCAATTAGTTGTGATTAAGTTTTAACCATGTTAGTACATTTACTTTAGATAATGTGTTTACTAGGAGTATTTTAGTCCTGTCGAAATATAGATAACtaaatagtacttttttttcttttcatttcgtATAATATTGGAATTGGACTGTGATGAGCTTAGATTGAGCGACACAGttagtgaggattcatatagtcgACCTCAGCTTGTTTTAGATTGAGTCAGGAATAGTGCATATACTTTGAGTAGTATTGTTGTTATATGATCCCCTAGAGTTGATCTTATTTTCATGCTTGCTTCTTAAATGTGTTTGCAGGAAGGTATGGTCAACCAGAAGAAGTT
The DNA window shown above is from Solanum stenotomum isolate F172 chromosome 6, ASM1918654v1, whole genome shotgun sequence and carries:
- the LOC125867388 gene encoding 3-oxoacyl-[acyl-carrier-protein] reductase 4-like; translated protein: MASSASGSAIMAAGITMTDTGGHKICHFRQPFLSNALHPINYSNLQCRSNNKNPFSSVVKAQAVTVEQAAAQVAPKTEAPVVIVTGASRGIGKAISLTLGKAGCKVLVNYARSSKEAEEVCKEIEACGGQALSFGGDVSKEADVEAMIKTAVDAWGTVDVLINNAGITRDGLLMRMTTKQWQEVIDLNLTGVYLCTQAAAKIMMKKKKGKIINIASVVGLVGNFGQANYSAAKAGVIGLTKTVAKEYASRNINVNAVAPGFIASDMTAKLGDDIEKKILGQIPLGRYGQPEEVAGVVEFLAINPASNYITGQVITIDGGMVM